In one Gopherus evgoodei ecotype Sinaloan lineage chromosome 1, rGopEvg1_v1.p, whole genome shotgun sequence genomic region, the following are encoded:
- the LOC115655807 gene encoding interleukin-5 receptor subunit alpha-like isoform X2 gives MLLLSLTWYEMISVSLANGEPAITASIMAPSDLHIVKHDFGVILSWNSNITEEIKTYYVKYVLIYKFDTAKEITERLQEKEKMIRLGLHSGFHAKVKTQLLSKESEDIIKESNWTEFTYKAPPVYIQNFSCVIYNISNLNCTWDIKTEAPEDAQYFLSYRHSREEFQCQLYFTNAKNKNIGCHMKEVYFNHANKIRFNITVKELSNSSENHSYYKKFTPQRLEKLNPPINVSISLENRSIKINWKPPPTIGSAKKKCFTYQVKITDLEPVDVSEEEYVHPIHDPAKKYVIQVRAKKTTCISNKFWSEWSEPVFINDEYKDYKMNTWKLLILILFPSMIFTGGLLIFLCRRYKCIDPILTPIPHPSDRIRIWLASDAALSQEYGLVLQTPDMLFISDLSTPVTELSFDTSEVNSEIMLVPLEKNKHKRIS, from the exons CTTCTATTATGGCACCCAGTGATCTGCACATTGTTAAGCATGACTTTGGAGTTATTCTGTCCTGGAACAGTAACATTACGGAAGAAATTAAGACATATTATGTGAAGTATGTTTTGATTTATAAGTTCGATACAGCTAAGGAAATAACA GAAAGACttcaagaaaaggaaaagatgatAAGACTTGGGTTACACTCTGGTTTCCATGCTAAAGTTAAAACACAGCTTCTTTCAAAAGAATCAGAAGACATTATAAAGGAGAGTAACTGGACTGAATTTACTTACAAGGCACCACCAG TATATATCCAAAATTTCTCATGCGTCATATATAACATTTCCAATTTAAATTGTACCTGGGACATTAAAACAGAAGCTCCTGAGGATGCTCAGTATTTTCTTTCCTACAG GCACAGTAGAGAAGAGTTTCAATGCCAACTATATTTCACAAATGCAAAGAACAAAAACATTGGATGTCACATGAAAGAAGTATATTTTAATCACGCTAATAAAATCAGATTTAATATAACTGTAAAGGAACTAAGCAACAGTTCAGAAAACCATTCCTATTACAAAAAATTTACACCTCAAAGACTAG AGAAACTGAACCCTCCAATCAATGTGTCTATATCACTTGAAAACAGAAGTATTAAAATTAACTGGAAACCACCACCTACTATtggttcagcaaaaaaaaaatgctttacataccaagtgaaaattacagatctAGAG CCCGTAGATGTTTCTGAAGAGGAATATGTGCATCCAATTCATGATCCAGCAAAAAAATATGTTATTCAAGTCAGAGCAAAGAAAACAACATGTATAAGTAACAAGTTTTGGAGTGAATGGAGTGAACCAGTTTTTATTAATGATG AATATAAAGATTATAAAATGAACACCTGGAAGCTGCTCATACTAATTTTGTTTCCCTCCATGATCTTCACTGGAGGATTGCTGATATTTCTTTGTAGAAG gtATAAATGCATTGATCCTATACTCACACCTATCCCACACCCTTCAGACAGAATCAGAATCTGGTTAGCTTCTGATGCTGCTCTGTCTCAG GAGTATGGCCTGGTTCTCCAAACGCCCGACATGCTGTTTATCAGCGATCTGAGCACACCTGTCACAG AACTAAGTTTCGACACAAGTGAAGTGAACTCCGAGATCATGTTGGTCCCTCTGGAAAAGAACAAACACAAGAGGATTAGCTAA
- the LOC115655807 gene encoding interleukin-5 receptor subunit alpha-like isoform X1, with amino-acid sequence MLLLSLTWYEMISVSLANGEPAITASIMAPSDLHIVKHDFGVILSWNSNITEEIKTYYVKYVLIYKFDTAKEITERLQEKEKMIRLGLHSGFHAKVKTQLLSKESEDIIKESNWTEFTYKAPPVYIQNFSCVIYNISNLNCTWDIKTEAPEDAQYFLSYRHSREEFQCQLYFTNAKNKNIGCHMKEVYFNHANKIRFNITVKELSNSSENHSYYKKFTPQRLEKLNPPINVSISLENRSIKINWKPPPTIGSAKKKCFTYQVKITDLEPVDVSEEEYVHPIHDPAKKYVIQVRAKKTTCISNKFWSEWSEPVFINDEYKDYKMNTWKLLILILFPSMIFTGGLLIFLCRRYKCIDPILTPIPHPSDRIRIWLASDAALSQQEYGLVLQTPDMLFISDLSTPVTELSFDTSEVNSEIMLVPLEKNKHKRIS; translated from the exons CTTCTATTATGGCACCCAGTGATCTGCACATTGTTAAGCATGACTTTGGAGTTATTCTGTCCTGGAACAGTAACATTACGGAAGAAATTAAGACATATTATGTGAAGTATGTTTTGATTTATAAGTTCGATACAGCTAAGGAAATAACA GAAAGACttcaagaaaaggaaaagatgatAAGACTTGGGTTACACTCTGGTTTCCATGCTAAAGTTAAAACACAGCTTCTTTCAAAAGAATCAGAAGACATTATAAAGGAGAGTAACTGGACTGAATTTACTTACAAGGCACCACCAG TATATATCCAAAATTTCTCATGCGTCATATATAACATTTCCAATTTAAATTGTACCTGGGACATTAAAACAGAAGCTCCTGAGGATGCTCAGTATTTTCTTTCCTACAG GCACAGTAGAGAAGAGTTTCAATGCCAACTATATTTCACAAATGCAAAGAACAAAAACATTGGATGTCACATGAAAGAAGTATATTTTAATCACGCTAATAAAATCAGATTTAATATAACTGTAAAGGAACTAAGCAACAGTTCAGAAAACCATTCCTATTACAAAAAATTTACACCTCAAAGACTAG AGAAACTGAACCCTCCAATCAATGTGTCTATATCACTTGAAAACAGAAGTATTAAAATTAACTGGAAACCACCACCTACTATtggttcagcaaaaaaaaaatgctttacataccaagtgaaaattacagatctAGAG CCCGTAGATGTTTCTGAAGAGGAATATGTGCATCCAATTCATGATCCAGCAAAAAAATATGTTATTCAAGTCAGAGCAAAGAAAACAACATGTATAAGTAACAAGTTTTGGAGTGAATGGAGTGAACCAGTTTTTATTAATGATG AATATAAAGATTATAAAATGAACACCTGGAAGCTGCTCATACTAATTTTGTTTCCCTCCATGATCTTCACTGGAGGATTGCTGATATTTCTTTGTAGAAG gtATAAATGCATTGATCCTATACTCACACCTATCCCACACCCTTCAGACAGAATCAGAATCTGGTTAGCTTCTGATGCTGCTCTGTCTCAG CAGGAGTATGGCCTGGTTCTCCAAACGCCCGACATGCTGTTTATCAGCGATCTGAGCACACCTGTCACAG AACTAAGTTTCGACACAAGTGAAGTGAACTCCGAGATCATGTTGGTCCCTCTGGAAAAGAACAAACACAAGAGGATTAGCTAA